A window of Desulfovibrio sp. UIB00 genomic DNA:
TATAAATATAATAAAGAGTACTGTGCCGTTAATCATTAACGGCCAGAATATGCCCATGCGCTGCCTGACGCGCAATAATCTTATGTAGAGCTTCTTTTTCAATCCTTGCTCCATTGGTGAGCAGCCAAGCGCATCTTGCTGAGCAGCTTGCTGTCGCAAATGCAATCACGCCATCGCGGCAAGTATGTTTGATTTGCTGGTTGTGCTAAGTGATTTACGAGCGAATCCTCCAGAATTCAACAAAATATGGAGCAGATTTGAAATATTTTTATCCTTTCATGAAATGTCCAGGAAAAGCCCAGTATAGCGTATTTCTGAAAAATTGTTTGGAGTGCTTGGTCTGCGGATAGAAATTTTTTTATAGTGAGCTCTTTTGTTGTGATTAATAACGCAAAAAAAGAATGATGATTTTTCGCTAATAGATTTAATATGCTGATATTTTTGGCTGTTAACCAGAAAAATGTTGAAACTTTTTCGAGGGTGATTTTTTTTGACAAATCGGTTCTCTGTAGAATTAGATAGCGAAGTAGTTTGATTTAATATCTAAAGGCTTTGATGTTTGCCAGTTTGTGAATAAAATGGATAATTAAATACGATTTTTGCATGTTACATTTTTGTTTTGAATTGTTTTATATTTATTTACGATAATTATTTTATTAAAAAAAATTAAATTGAATTATATCAGTTGGGAGCACCATGCTTTTAACTGGCTGATTTTTGGTGTGATTTTTAGTTTATATATTATATCTATGTACATTAATGTAGTTTTGTTTAATTTATTCATTTCTTTGCTTGTCATGGATTGTAAAAAAATGGGAGTTTATTTGTGTTATGGCAGCCATTTGAGGCTATTTTTTATTTTTACAGTAGTAATGTGCGATAAATGGTGGTTGAAGCTCGGGCGCACCCCTAAATATGGATGGGCATATTCTCTAGACGCTATTTATATTGCCCTCCTTACGCTTCAAGCGCCCCGGTTTGATTGTGGTGCCATTTTTCGTTTATTGGGTTGACACAAATTGCTTTATCGAAATAGTGTTGGTGCTGAATCTTTATAGTTCAAAAGTTTTTTAACTTAATATATCGCGGAGTGAAGATGGACGATTTTTTGAAGGGTGCTTTGGAAATTTCCAAGGCTCAGGCTGGCGTCAGGGTTATGAGCGCGGAAGAAATTACGGCCTTTGTCCAAAAGGTTGCTGGCAGTATCAGGGCTGTTGCCATGGGCGAAGCCACTTGCGAGCCCGACTTTGATGGGGCTGTTCTTGAAGCCAGAAAGTCGATCAAGGAAAAGAGCGTCACATGCCTTGAGTGTGGTAAGAGCTTCAAGATTTTGACTAAACGTCACCTGGCTACACACGGCCTCTCCACAGAGGAATATCTTGAAAAGTGGGGCTTTAAAAAGGGTACTCCTCTTGCCTGCAAGGCCTTGCAACGCGAGCGCCGCAAGAAAATGAACGACATGAAGCTGTGGGAACGGAGGATGACCGCCAAGAAGTAATTCTGCGGTCTGTCTGTCAGCAGTCTTGTTTTTGCATTCCCCGCCTTGCAGGGCAGGGGAAAGAAGCGGCCCACTTGTGGGTCGCTTCTGTTTGGGGCGTCGCTTGGTTTTTGCAGGCATTTTTTGCAATTTTTTTGGGTTTGGCGTAAAACTACGAAGGATTGCATCATACCAAACTGCCGGGTACCCCGGAAAGGACAAGGGCTTTCATGAGCACTGCAGAAGCGCCGAGTCGTGCCATTTTTCTGGATCGCGACGGCACCCTGAACCACGATACTGGCTATATTCACCGCAAAGAAGACTGGCAGTGGCTGCCGGGCGTGGTTGAAACCCTCAGGCGCTTTCATGCCGTAGGGTATCTGCTTGTGGTAGTGAGCAACCAGTCAGGGCTGGCGCGCGGCATGTTCAGCGAGGACGATCTGCACGCTCTGGAAGCATGGGTTAGTGAAGATCTGGCGGCGCACAACGCCGTTATCGACGCTTGGTACTATTGCCCCCATCTGCCGGAGGTTACTGGCCCTTGCAACTGCCGCAAGCCAGAGCCGGGCCTCATCCTGCAAGCCGCTGCCGATCTGAATATTGATCTTGCGCGCTCCTGGATGATTGGCGACCGTGTGCGCGATATGCAGGCCGGGCTGGCCGCCGGGTGCAGTTGCGTGCTATTGCGCCCCCCGGTGGGCGCGTACGAAGATAACGTTCCCGTGCCGGAAGGCGTAAAGGTTGTGCCGCATCTGCCCGCCGCCGGGGTGCATATTTTGGCACCTGAAATGCGGGCGCACAGGCTCTCCCGTCTGCCTGGCGGCTGTGGCGCGCATTGTGGAGGAAATCTGGGTTCCG
This region includes:
- a CDS encoding MucR family transcriptional regulator; this encodes MDDFLKGALEISKAQAGVRVMSAEEITAFVQKVAGSIRAVAMGEATCEPDFDGAVLEARKSIKEKSVTCLECGKSFKILTKRHLATHGLSTEEYLEKWGFKKGTPLACKALQRERRKKMNDMKLWERRMTAKK
- the gmhB gene encoding D-glycero-beta-D-manno-heptose 1,7-bisphosphate 7-phosphatase; the encoded protein is MSTAEAPSRAIFLDRDGTLNHDTGYIHRKEDWQWLPGVVETLRRFHAVGYLLVVVSNQSGLARGMFSEDDLHALEAWVSEDLAAHNAVIDAWYYCPHLPEVTGPCNCRKPEPGLILQAAADLNIDLARSWMIGDRVRDMQAGLAAGCSCVLLRPPVGAYEDNVPVPEGVKVVPHLPAAGVHILAPEMRAHRLSRLPGGCGAHCGGNLGSDGSGLLGSSCGSGCEGGSGKG